The Methanobacterium sp. Maddingley MBC34 genome has a window encoding:
- a CDS encoding putative protein of DIM6/NTAB family (PFAM: Flavin reductase like domain) → MKKSIGAKTVTYPTPVFVVGTYDSEGKPNVMTAAWGGICCSVPPCIAISLREATHTYQNILDSKAFTISIPSEDYVKEADYFGIASGKDVDKFQATGLTPVKSEVVNAPYVGEFPFVLECELLQSVKIGLHTQFIGEIKDVKVDEPLIEDGSLIEKIKPLIYSPDNLSYYGVGKLVGKAFSVGRGIE, encoded by the coding sequence ATGAAAAAATCTATAGGAGCTAAAACTGTAACTTACCCCACCCCTGTATTTGTGGTGGGTACCTATGACTCGGAAGGAAAACCCAATGTTATGACTGCAGCATGGGGTGGTATCTGCTGTTCTGTTCCCCCTTGTATTGCCATCTCTTTAAGAGAAGCAACCCACACATATCAAAATATTTTGGACAGTAAAGCGTTCACTATCAGCATCCCTTCAGAAGATTACGTAAAAGAGGCTGATTATTTTGGAATAGCATCTGGAAAGGATGTGGATAAATTCCAGGCCACTGGACTCACCCCTGTAAAAAGTGAAGTGGTTAATGCACCTTATGTGGGTGAGTTTCCCTTTGTTCTGGAATGTGAATTATTACAAAGCGTGAAAATTGGACTGCACACCCAGTTTATAGGAGAAATAAAAGATGTAAAAGTAGATGAACCATTAATTGAGGATGGATCATTAATTGAAAAAATCAAACCACTCATTTACAGCCCAGATAATCTATCATATTATGGTGTGGGTAAATTAGTGGGGAAGGCCTTTTCTGTGGGAAGAGGGATCGAATGA